A stretch of Planococcus citri chromosome 5, ihPlaCitr1.1, whole genome shotgun sequence DNA encodes these proteins:
- the LOC135847732 gene encoding uncharacterized protein LOC135847732 isoform X3, with translation MEVQQHQEVEMAEVTSKVYDIIHPTPVSLKQLSAIVISLEIWRRKINEYRTSQKLSEFDPGRLRKENTRMKTMLPDLPSTIYKMIEEVFSRFGYSMKIWRFHHYESGFCYQYSHENYVLEYFDDFVCDYDGSIHYARTAERMMRCEGFNSEMKFTVACTYFFENDIRQIWPSVSRNMNVDVIDFDEFPQLYYWICRLSNDLDKIETWGGETVDEKMLRACMPYNRPSIEYFWNRIPIEKQMRIPVGVGALSSSDFVRYILPKMDDQQLDKFFNDSWDGNKLYHLFLYLHCDEWMVLRTWLHIRNIIKESIFSNCIVSMLEYAYPQADDDPDECDEVAKWHEFHEPEKWEYLCCQIWNRTPLNLKQSAIRLISSDSTWIEDISNRLSVSEYYDSNEIKVEFLLVILRDASLKERSSFWHISWISLINVVRSEDLQRMVQLCFKNDDEITQIKQNFLITNSGFLKFCVTLLEDAHFEKLNALVSFCCPESQAARNLKQRLLQSVFLDEDSEFSPGIVVGSADLKEFVNDAFDDVDASSDFKNLLMSSSSNMKSLSSIICDDYVSFEELTEFIGAFVSTEEALTQIKMSMIDSLKEYLTTNVRTRKYSFAQNKFNSILLWCLGNNEHVEEFKSSLT, from the coding sequence ATGGAAGTTCAACAACACCAAGAAGTAGAAATGGCCGAAGTCACCTCAAAAGTGTACGACATTATCCATCCGACTCCAGTATCGCTGAAACAACTGTCAGCAATCGTCATCAGCCTCGAAATATGGCGTcgtaaaataaatgaatatcgcacgagtcaaaaattgagtgaatttgaCCCAGGCAGGCTGCGAAAAGAAAATACCCGGATGAAAACTATGCTTCCTGATTTACCGTCCACGATTTACAAGATGATCGAAGAAGTTTTCTCAAGATTTGggtattcgatgaaaatttggcGATTTCATCATTATGAGAGCGGATTTTGTTATCAGTACAGTCACGAGAACTATGTTTTAGAATACTTCGATGATTTTGTGTGCGATTATGACGGCTCTATTCATTACGCGAGGACAGCTGAACGTATGATGCGTTGTGAAGGATTCAATTCGGAAATGAAGTTCACAGTCGCTTGTACGTATTTCTTCGAGAACGATATTAGACAAATTTGGCCATCTGTATCGAGAAACATGAACGTAGATGTTATTGATTTTGACGAATTCCCGCAATTATATTACTGGATTTGCCGGCTTTCGAATGATTTAGACAAAATAGAAACCTGGGGTGGTGAAACtgtcgatgaaaaaatgttgagggCGTGCATGCCTTATAATAGACCTTCgatcgagtatttttggaatcgtataccTATCGAAAAACAAATGCGAATACCCGTAGGTGTTGGTGCCCTTAGCAGTTCTGATTTTGTTAgatacattttaccaaaaatggatgATCAGCAGCTTGATAAATTCTTCAATGATTCGTGGGATGGTAATAAGTTGTATCACCTGTTTCTATATCTTCATTGCGATGAATGGATGGTCCTGAGAACTTGGTTACACATTAGGAATATTATAAAggaaagtattttttcaaattgtatcgTTTCTATGCTTGAGTATGCTTACCCGCAAGCTGATGATGACCCAGATGAGTGCGATGAAGTAGCAAAGTGGCATGAGTTTCATGAACCGGAAAAGTGGGAATATTTGTGTTGTCAGATATGGAACCGTACGCCGCTGAATCTCAAACAATCGGCGATTCGACTTATTTCATCCGATAGTACGTGGATTGAAGACATAAGTAATCGTTTGTCTGTCTCCGAATATTATGATTCAAATGAGATAAAAGTTGAGTTCCTACTGGTTATTTTACGAGATGCATCTCTCAAAGAACGATCCTCGTTCTGGCATATCTCCTGGATAAGTTTGATTAACGTTGTTCGAAGCGAAGATTTGCAACGAATGGTTCAACTGTGCTTCAAAAACGACGATGAGATTACTCAGATCAAACAAAACTTCTTGATTACCAACAGCGGTTTCCTTAAATTCTGCGTTACATTATTGGAAGATGcgcatttcgaaaaattgaatgcCTTGGTGAGTTTCTGTTGTCCCGAATCGCAAGCAGCGAGAAATCTTAAACAAAGATTATTGCAGTCGGTTTTTCTCGATGAGGATAGCGAATTTAGTCCTGGCATTGTCGTTGGAAGCGCTGATCTCAAGGAATTTGTTAATGATGCTTTCGACGACGTTGATGCATCTAGCGACTTTAAAAATCTATTGATGTCGTCATCTTCAAATATGAAAAGTCTATCGAGCATTATTTGCGACGATTATGTTTCTTTTGAAGAGCTCACCGAATTTATTGGCGCCTTTGTTTCAACGGAAGAAGCTTTAACGCAGATCAAGATGAGTATGATTGATTCGTTGAAAGAGTATCTGACTACGAATGTACGTACACGTAAATATTCATTCGCCCAGAATAAGTTCAATTCGATCTTATTATGGTGCTTGGGAAATAATGAACATGTTGAAGAGTTCAAATCAAGCTTGACTTAG